The sequence below is a genomic window from Deinococcus humi.
TCAAGCCCATCGCCATGGAAGAAGGCCTGCGTTTCGCCATCCGTGAAGGCGGCCGCACCGTCGGCGCCGGCGTTGTCACCAAGGTCCTGGAGTAAGTTCCAAGACGATAAAAAAGGGAAGGCCTTCAGGCCTTCCCTTTTTCGTTCGGTTAGCCTGACGGTATGGCAAAACAGTTTGCAGCCATTGACCCGGACCACCAGGCGTTTATAGAGAAGCAGCCAGTCTTTTTCGTCGGCACAGCGGCGGCGGAAGGGCGGGTGAACGTATCGCCCAAGGGGATGGACAGCCTGCGGGTGCTGGGGCCTAACCGGGTGATGTGGCTTAATGTGACGGGCAGCGGCAACGAGACCGCCGTGCATCTACTGCAGTTGCCACGCATGACCCTGATGTTCTGCGCTTTTGAGGGTGCGCCGCTGATCCTGCGGCTGTACGGCACAGCCCGCATGGTTCAGCCGGACCAGACCGAGTGGCCTGACCTCTACGCCCAGTTCCT
It includes:
- a CDS encoding pyridoxamine 5'-phosphate oxidase family protein yields the protein MAKQFAAIDPDHQAFIEKQPVFFVGTAAAEGRVNVSPKGMDSLRVLGPNRVMWLNVTGSGNETAVHLLQLPRMTLMFCAFEGAPLILRLYGTARMVQPDQTEWPDLYAQFLPLPAARQIYLMDVDLVQTSCGMAVPLMGFQAGRETLNDVHRTLGEEQLSDYQQSKNTRSIDGFPTGLLIGKMPIAETRPS